One region of Gaiellales bacterium genomic DNA includes:
- a CDS encoding response regulator transcription factor has translation MTGARVLIVEDDVVIANAMATHLRHAGLHVEWSDRGDRAMKKLRFERPDAAIIDLMLPGMDGWRMIEALRADGVAIPLIVVSARGTEQDKVHALGIGGDDYLAKPFGMNELVARVQAAIRRVGLVRGAAGRDRVEVPGLVIDPDLHRAILDGTDAELTRTEFRLLAALAAERGRVMTRDQLQQRVWGTPYRPRDRSVDVCVRKLREKLDQRSGTYSYIHTHYGVGYRFDAEPRGAASGAVAAEPA, from the coding sequence ATGACCGGTGCGCGCGTGTTGATCGTCGAGGACGACGTCGTCATCGCGAACGCCATGGCCACGCACCTGCGCCATGCGGGCCTGCACGTCGAGTGGTCGGACCGTGGCGACCGCGCGATGAAGAAGCTGCGCTTCGAGCGGCCGGACGCCGCCATCATCGACCTGATGCTTCCCGGCATGGACGGCTGGCGGATGATCGAGGCGCTTCGAGCCGATGGCGTCGCCATCCCCCTGATCGTGGTGAGCGCACGGGGCACCGAGCAGGACAAGGTGCACGCGCTCGGCATCGGAGGGGACGACTATCTCGCCAAGCCGTTCGGGATGAACGAGCTCGTCGCACGGGTGCAGGCGGCAATCCGGCGGGTCGGCCTGGTACGCGGTGCCGCCGGCCGCGACCGCGTCGAGGTGCCGGGGCTCGTGATCGACCCCGACCTCCACCGGGCCATCCTGGACGGCACCGACGCGGAGCTGACGCGGACCGAGTTCCGGCTGCTGGCCGCGCTCGCCGCCGAGCGGGGACGCGTGATGACCCGTGACCAGCTCCAGCAGCGCGTCTGGGGGACGCCCTATCGCCCGCGCGACCGCTCGGTCGACGTCTGCGTGCGCAAGCTCCGCGAGAAGCTCGACCAGCGCTCGGGCACGTACAGCTACATCCACACCCACTACGGCGTCGGCTACCGGTTCGATGCCGAGCCCCGTGGGGCGGCGTCCGGCGCGGTCGCTGCGGAGCCCGCCTAG
- a CDS encoding proline dehydrogenase family protein codes for MRIVDRLIATSLPVVPKPLVRHFADRYMAGETLDDALATVASLNRAGAVATVDVLGEFIHEREQALRTADEYVAVLDAIARERLDSTVSVKLSALGLEFDPDLALELVTRVVEVAAGHGNRVRIDMEHSGLTDATLAVYRTLRERGHDNVGIVLQAYLRRTFDDVRALAELMPSVRLVKGIYIEPPEIAYTERTLVNRNFVALLRELVDLGCRVAVATHDDALVGEARRIADQRRLTPDRYEFQLLLGVKEQLRDRLIAAGHRVRIYTPYGEAWYGYSLRRLKENPSIAGYVARDVVRGLAGRA; via the coding sequence GTGCGTATCGTCGACCGCCTCATCGCCACCTCGCTCCCCGTCGTGCCGAAGCCGCTGGTGCGGCACTTCGCCGACCGCTACATGGCCGGTGAGACGCTCGACGACGCTCTCGCCACCGTCGCCTCGCTGAACCGCGCGGGCGCCGTTGCGACGGTCGACGTCCTCGGCGAGTTCATCCACGAGCGGGAGCAGGCGCTGCGCACCGCGGACGAGTACGTCGCCGTGCTCGACGCGATCGCCCGCGAGCGGCTCGACTCGACCGTCTCGGTCAAGCTCTCGGCGCTCGGGCTCGAGTTCGACCCCGATCTCGCGCTGGAGCTGGTGACCCGCGTGGTCGAGGTGGCCGCGGGGCACGGCAACCGCGTCCGCATCGACATGGAGCACAGCGGCCTCACCGACGCGACGCTGGCGGTCTACCGCACGCTCCGCGAGCGCGGGCACGACAACGTCGGCATCGTGCTGCAGGCATACCTGCGCCGGACGTTCGACGACGTCCGCGCGCTCGCCGAGCTGATGCCCAGCGTGCGCCTGGTCAAGGGCATCTACATCGAGCCGCCTGAGATCGCCTATACCGAGCGCACGCTTGTCAACCGGAACTTCGTCGCGCTGCTGCGGGAGCTCGTCGATCTCGGCTGCCGCGTCGCCGTCGCGACCCATGACGATGCGCTCGTGGGCGAGGCGCGGCGGATCGCCGACCAGCGGCGCCTGACGCCCGACCGGTACGAGTTCCAGCTCTTGCTCGGCGTCAAGGAGCAGCTTCGCGACCGTCTGATCGCCGCCGGCCATCGCGTGCGCATCTACACGCCGTACGGCGAGGCCTGGTACGGGTACTCGCTCCGGCGCCTGAAGGAGAACCCGAGCATCGCCGGCTACGTTGCCCGCGACGTCGTTCGCGGCCTGGCCGGCCGCGCGTAG
- a CDS encoding prenyltransferase, translating into MSPLLRGLWLEVRVIPVLLWSFSAITLGTALGAGDQVRGWYYLGAVALGVLIQGVLAHTVNELEDWRSGTDRHASPRVISGGSKVLVAGLLTQRALRLLFAAAFGLTTVIGLALVASRGLVMLPFGLAGVAGAVIYTQPPIRAAYRPFAGEAIACTCLWLCVTGAAVLQGARITPSLALAGLAVAAYAVGMLMMHHYLDHDADRSASPAKTTTIVRLGLVRGHRYAVGWSALALVAATCAALVHAQLLPLVAAYAAGLACHLRCRPSDVSSVTTSELAVIFFGIAGALVSAALIVPALAWSALAAAALVALEMRLAVQPAETPAA; encoded by the coding sequence ATGAGCCCTCTGCTACGAGGCCTGTGGCTCGAGGTGCGGGTCATCCCGGTGCTGCTGTGGAGCTTCTCGGCGATCACCCTCGGCACCGCGCTCGGCGCCGGCGACCAGGTGCGCGGCTGGTACTACCTGGGCGCCGTCGCGCTCGGCGTCCTCATCCAGGGCGTCCTCGCCCACACCGTCAACGAGCTCGAGGACTGGCGCTCCGGCACCGACCGCCACGCCTCCCCCCGGGTCATCTCCGGCGGCAGCAAGGTGCTCGTCGCCGGCCTGCTCACCCAGCGCGCCCTGCGCCTGCTCTTCGCCGCCGCCTTCGGGCTGACGACCGTGATCGGCCTCGCCCTCGTCGCGTCCCGCGGCCTGGTGATGCTGCCCTTCGGCCTCGCCGGCGTGGCCGGCGCTGTCATCTACACCCAGCCGCCCATCCGCGCCGCCTACCGCCCCTTCGCCGGCGAGGCGATCGCCTGCACCTGCCTGTGGCTCTGCGTCACCGGCGCCGCCGTGCTCCAGGGCGCGCGTATCACTCCCTCGCTGGCCCTGGCCGGGCTCGCCGTCGCCGCCTACGCCGTCGGCATGCTGATGATGCACCACTACCTCGACCACGACGCCGACCGCTCGGCGTCGCCTGCAAAGACAACCACGATCGTCCGCCTCGGCCTCGTCCGCGGCCACCGCTACGCCGTCGGGTGGAGCGCCCTTGCCCTCGTTGCCGCCACATGCGCCGCGCTGGTCCACGCCCAGCTGCTGCCGCTGGTCGCCGCCTACGCCGCCGGCCTCGCCTGCCACCTTCGCTGCCGCCCGTCCGACGTCTCGTCGGTGACCACCAGCGAGCTCGCCGTCATCTTCTTCGGCATCGCCGGCGCCCTCGTCTCGGCCGCGCTGATCGTCCCCGCGCTCGCCTGGTCGGCGCTCGCCGCCGCGGCGCTCGTCGCTCTCGAGATGCGCCTCGCCGTCCAGCCCGCGGAGACGCCGGCCGCGTGA
- a CDS encoding phosphodiester glycosidase family protein — protein MRTVAALALLMLLAPVAYSYATTMMEPSSLPLWPRSVEWLRAHHGNWLVDQVEHYYYSWKAPDPGGPRLTSLPSVGVGTPSTKPAGKQQPAYAPPRITPVFAHPLPGEGVWRGTGPRVRGHPPVLLTTFRTETLYPRIVAYVAWFDHTRTSVAWYPGRYEPPHAPVRGPMSVPNDQRWRLLATFNGGFIYSDGNNGSSIGGTSYEPLKRGLATLVAYSDGRVDVKRWTGGTVAGPQVAFARQSLPLIVDHGRLSPALNDSTQWGYTLGNAVRVWRTGAGIDRHGNLIYAAADYQTVTTLAKILQRAGAVRAMELDINPEWPTLITYAHQGALDPVKIVPNYQQPSTRYLVPDDRDFFAIYRRLPGPVTVPFN, from the coding sequence GTGCGTACCGTCGCGGCGCTGGCACTGCTGATGCTGTTGGCACCCGTGGCGTACTCCTACGCGACCACCATGATGGAGCCGTCGAGCCTGCCGCTCTGGCCCCGCAGCGTCGAGTGGCTGAGAGCGCACCATGGCAACTGGCTGGTCGATCAGGTGGAGCATTACTACTACAGCTGGAAGGCGCCGGACCCGGGCGGCCCACGGCTGACGAGCCTTCCCAGCGTGGGGGTCGGCACCCCCTCCACCAAGCCGGCCGGGAAGCAGCAGCCGGCGTACGCGCCGCCACGGATCACGCCCGTCTTCGCCCATCCACTACCCGGCGAAGGAGTATGGAGGGGCACCGGTCCGAGGGTGCGGGGCCACCCGCCGGTGCTGCTGACGACGTTCCGTACAGAGACCCTCTATCCACGCATAGTGGCCTACGTTGCCTGGTTCGACCACACGCGCACGTCCGTCGCGTGGTATCCGGGCCGCTACGAGCCACCGCACGCACCCGTGCGCGGCCCGATGTCGGTGCCCAACGACCAGCGCTGGCGTCTCCTGGCGACATTCAACGGCGGGTTCATCTACAGCGACGGCAACAACGGATCGTCAATCGGCGGGACGTCGTATGAGCCGCTCAAGCGAGGCCTGGCCACCCTCGTCGCCTACAGCGACGGGCGAGTCGACGTCAAGCGCTGGACGGGCGGTACGGTTGCCGGCCCGCAGGTGGCATTCGCGCGCCAGAGCCTGCCGCTCATCGTCGACCACGGCCGCCTCAGCCCCGCTCTCAACGACAGCACGCAATGGGGCTACACCCTGGGCAACGCTGTCCGTGTATGGCGCACCGGGGCAGGGATCGACCGGCACGGCAACCTGATCTATGCCGCCGCCGACTACCAGACCGTCACAACGCTCGCAAAGATCCTGCAGCGCGCGGGCGCCGTACGCGCGATGGAGCTCGACATCAACCCCGAGTGGCCGACCCTGATCACCTACGCACACCAGGGAGCACTCGACCCGGTCAAGATCGTGCCGAACTACCAGCAACCGTCGACCCGATACCTCGTTCCCGACGACCGCGACTTCTTCGCGATCTACCGACGCCTTCCCGGGCCTGTCACCGTACCGTTCAACTAG
- a CDS encoding HAMP domain-containing sensor histidine kinase, with translation MTVRTRLALLFAAAVTMLVIATCSITYVVVRSSLRSTARGDAVTLARTAASLEDIHEISLDRIAGPGARVWLTNGSGAVVAQNHAAGPRTARLSDVNRAIANAPGGSTAARAPRRHGGSAIVLLANPTLDSSLSTLLSTLIAVGLAMVAASALAGALLARRVLEPVDRMRRQVDAIPGDELDRRIGEGRPDELGRLAAAFNRLLARAQRATEEQQRFIADASHELRTPVTALQGHARIVDRAAQRGDLEQARESALIVAQTSARLARTLSELLTLAAGAGGGGDPLRPQRLDRIAGEACAELQAAHPGRRVDAQLSEATVDGEPRRLGELVRILLDNAIKYSSADQPVSISVADSPDGARLEVRDHGAGFSDEDRAHAFDRFYRGSASRGVGGSGLGLAIAGSIAEQHHAGIRLEDAPGGGTAAVVRFRPA, from the coding sequence ATGACGGTTCGCACCCGCCTGGCCTTGCTGTTCGCGGCTGCCGTCACGATGCTCGTCATCGCCACCTGCTCCATCACCTATGTGGTGGTGCGCTCCAGCCTGCGGTCGACCGCTCGCGGTGACGCGGTAACGCTCGCGCGGACGGCGGCCTCGCTCGAGGATATCCACGAGATCTCACTCGACCGGATCGCCGGGCCGGGCGCGCGCGTCTGGCTGACGAACGGATCCGGTGCCGTGGTGGCGCAGAACCATGCGGCCGGGCCTCGCACAGCGAGGCTGTCCGACGTCAACAGGGCCATCGCGAATGCGCCCGGCGGTTCGACCGCGGCGCGCGCCCCTCGCCGCCACGGCGGCAGTGCGATCGTCCTGCTGGCGAACCCGACCCTCGACTCCAGCCTCTCCACGCTGTTGTCGACGCTGATCGCCGTCGGGCTTGCCATGGTGGCGGCGTCGGCGCTGGCCGGTGCGCTCCTTGCACGGCGCGTGCTGGAGCCGGTCGACCGGATGCGGCGCCAGGTGGACGCCATCCCCGGCGATGAGCTCGACCGCCGCATCGGCGAGGGCCGGCCCGATGAGCTGGGTCGTCTGGCGGCAGCGTTCAACCGCCTGCTGGCACGGGCCCAGCGGGCAACCGAGGAGCAGCAGCGGTTCATCGCCGACGCATCTCACGAGCTGCGGACACCGGTCACCGCGCTGCAAGGTCATGCACGCATCGTCGACCGCGCGGCGCAACGCGGGGATCTCGAGCAAGCGCGCGAATCGGCCCTGATCGTGGCCCAGACCAGTGCTCGGCTGGCCCGCACGCTGAGCGAGCTGCTGACTCTCGCCGCGGGCGCCGGGGGAGGGGGCGACCCGCTGCGGCCACAGCGCCTGGACCGGATCGCCGGCGAGGCCTGCGCCGAGCTTCAGGCGGCGCACCCCGGGCGGCGAGTCGACGCTCAGCTGAGCGAGGCCACGGTCGACGGCGAGCCTCGCCGGCTGGGAGAGCTCGTGCGCATCCTCCTCGACAATGCGATCAAGTACAGCTCAGCCGATCAGCCCGTATCCATCTCTGTCGCAGATTCGCCGGACGGCGCCAGGCTGGAGGTCCGCGACCACGGCGCTGGATTCAGCGATGAGGACCGGGCGCACGCGTTCGACCGGTTCTATCGCGGATCGGCTTCCCGCGGGGTTGGCGGGAGCGGCCTTGGCCTTGCGATCGCCGGGTCGATCGCCGAGCAGCACCATGCAGGCATCCGCCTCGAGGACGCCCCCGGCGGCGGTACGGCGGCGGTCGTGCGCTTCCGGCCGGCGTAG
- a CDS encoding response regulator transcription factor, whose product MAEGSQRLLVIEDDPAIARLLEVELLEAGYRVEVAGTGQEGLAALERQQPDAVILDVRLPDTDGLSVCRAARRSGRSMPILMLTALDRVGDRVIGLDAGADDYLAKPFAIEELLARLRALHRRAGDDGPELETGGLRLDPDTREASFGGRELDLTAREFDLLAFLMHAPGRVFTREQIYEGVWGYSYLGDSKVIDYFISTLRRKLGAGTDDPPIRTVRGVGYTVKP is encoded by the coding sequence ATGGCCGAGGGCTCTCAGCGATTGCTTGTGATCGAGGACGACCCGGCGATCGCGCGCCTGCTCGAGGTGGAGCTGCTCGAGGCCGGCTACCGGGTCGAGGTCGCGGGCACGGGACAGGAGGGCCTGGCTGCGCTCGAGCGGCAGCAGCCCGACGCGGTCATCCTCGATGTACGCCTCCCTGACACGGACGGCCTCAGCGTCTGCCGGGCGGCGCGCCGCTCCGGGCGCTCGATGCCGATCCTGATGTTGACGGCGCTCGATCGTGTAGGCGACCGGGTGATCGGGCTGGATGCGGGGGCCGACGACTATCTGGCGAAACCCTTCGCGATCGAGGAGCTGCTGGCGCGCCTGCGGGCGCTCCATCGCCGCGCGGGAGACGACGGGCCGGAGCTCGAGACGGGCGGCCTGCGCCTCGACCCCGACACGCGGGAGGCCAGCTTCGGCGGTCGCGAGCTCGACCTGACCGCGCGGGAGTTCGACCTGCTGGCGTTCCTGATGCACGCCCCGGGCCGCGTGTTCACCCGCGAGCAGATCTATGAAGGCGTCTGGGGCTACAGCTACCTGGGCGACTCGAAGGTGATCGACTACTTCATCTCCACACTGCGGCGAAAGCTCGGAGCCGGCACGGACGATCCCCCGATCCGCACCGTGCGCGGGGTCGGCTACACCGTCAAGCCATGA
- a CDS encoding FAD:protein FMN transferase, giving the protein MLTLLRHRFDAMGTECSVAVTAPIWAAGRGRIAIAAALVEVAAQERSLSRFDPGSDLTALNARAGGWHAASERLYAAVEAAVRAREATGGRYDPTVLPALIAAGYDGSYRDLHPHEPGRLAGWRAGAVIELDPAQRRIRLAPGTSVDLGGIGKGMSAAVALDAMRDAWPELPGALVDLGGDIAVTGSPPDRGAWRIDIADPRARGRCLGTIALATGGVASSGRDRRRLGRDGAGHHLIDPRTGGPAVPGPLAVTVIGPGAGEAEAHATALAITPTEQATFYLAPHPRFSAIIVPSAEPPFTVNHPPLVAWAPDSRETAA; this is encoded by the coding sequence ATGCTCACGCTTCTCCGACACCGATTCGACGCCATGGGCACCGAGTGCTCCGTGGCGGTCACCGCTCCGATCTGGGCCGCAGGACGCGGCCGCATCGCAATCGCGGCCGCGCTGGTCGAGGTGGCGGCGCAGGAACGGTCGCTGTCTCGGTTCGATCCCGGCAGCGACCTGACCGCCCTGAACGCGAGGGCCGGCGGCTGGCATGCCGCAAGTGAGCGGCTGTACGCCGCCGTCGAGGCGGCCGTGCGGGCCCGCGAGGCCACCGGCGGCCGCTATGACCCAACCGTCCTGCCGGCCCTGATCGCGGCAGGCTACGACGGCTCTTACCGGGATCTTCACCCGCACGAACCCGGCAGGCTTGCCGGCTGGCGAGCGGGGGCGGTGATCGAACTGGACCCGGCGCAACGGCGAATCCGACTAGCGCCTGGCACGTCGGTCGACCTCGGCGGCATCGGGAAGGGCATGTCAGCCGCGGTGGCGCTCGATGCCATGCGCGATGCCTGGCCGGAGCTTCCGGGCGCGCTTGTTGACCTTGGAGGCGACATCGCCGTCACCGGGTCGCCGCCCGACCGCGGCGCGTGGCGCATAGACATCGCCGATCCACGGGCCCGAGGCCGGTGTCTCGGCACGATCGCACTGGCCACAGGCGGCGTTGCCAGCTCTGGACGCGACCGCCGGCGACTGGGCCGCGACGGCGCGGGCCACCACTTGATCGACCCCCGCACCGGCGGGCCGGCCGTGCCGGGGCCACTCGCCGTGACCGTGATCGGCCCGGGCGCCGGCGAAGCGGAGGCGCACGCAACCGCTCTGGCAATCACGCCCACGGAGCAGGCCACCTTCTATCTCGCGCCACACCCGCGGTTCTCGGCCATCATCGTCCCGAGCGCGGAGCCTCCCTTCACCGTCAATCACCCGCCGCTCGTTGCATGGGCCCCCGATTCACGGGAGACGGCGGCATGA
- a CDS encoding ferredoxin: protein MSCTIIIDRNVCSGFGACVDAAPDIFAIGVDGIATGPPQTDDRDAALRAALECPMGAITVLEDDGGEAR, encoded by the coding sequence ATGAGCTGCACCATCATCATCGACCGCAACGTGTGCTCCGGCTTCGGAGCCTGCGTCGACGCCGCACCCGACATCTTCGCGATAGGGGTCGACGGCATCGCCACCGGGCCGCCGCAGACCGACGATCGCGACGCGGCACTGCGGGCAGCCCTCGAGTGCCCGATGGGCGCGATCACCGTGCTCGAGGACGACGGAGGGGAGGCACGATGA
- a CDS encoding FAD-dependent oxidoreductase: MSAMRTDVLIVGGGLAGARTGESLRAAGFDGTVTIAGAEPHAPYERPALSKEYLLGDRPAADLALRPAGFWDEAAIELLTDTAVVSVDIHGREAHAGNRVIRWRHLVLATGASVRRLPALEGGGNVHHLRTLDDAGRLGDALASASRLAIVGAGFVGLEVASSARRLGASVTVIDLSPIPFAAALGPLVGTRMAAFARDSGVDLQLGRTIASVRRDGNRVRRLVLDNGTEIDCDAVLVGIGARPTSDLVARQLPLEGDGSVAVDAAGRTAAECVFACGDVACVSRGATPSGRVEHWTAAAAGARAVASAITGTPQPPPLPAYFWTDQFDSRLQVLGRIERGVEPELQSGDGWFVARYLGRDKRLQAVALLNRPDLLQTARHELAGRPIADAA; the protein is encoded by the coding sequence ATGAGCGCGATGCGCACAGACGTGCTGATCGTCGGCGGCGGTCTGGCCGGCGCCCGCACCGGCGAAAGCCTGCGGGCCGCCGGGTTCGACGGCACGGTCACGATCGCCGGAGCGGAGCCCCACGCCCCCTATGAACGGCCCGCGCTCTCGAAGGAGTACCTGCTGGGCGACCGGCCGGCCGCAGACCTCGCCCTGCGGCCGGCCGGCTTCTGGGACGAGGCCGCGATAGAGCTCTTGACCGACACAGCCGTGGTGAGCGTCGATATCCATGGGCGGGAGGCGCACGCCGGCAACCGGGTCATCCGCTGGCGTCACCTGGTGCTGGCTACTGGCGCGAGCGTTCGCCGCCTGCCGGCACTCGAGGGCGGCGGCAATGTCCACCACCTGCGCACCCTCGATGACGCCGGCCGCCTGGGCGACGCCCTCGCAAGCGCGTCGCGGCTGGCAATCGTCGGCGCCGGCTTTGTCGGCCTCGAGGTGGCCTCCTCCGCCCGGCGCCTGGGCGCGTCGGTCACGGTGATCGACCTCTCACCGATCCCCTTCGCGGCCGCACTCGGCCCGCTTGTCGGGACGCGAATGGCCGCTTTCGCCCGCGACTCGGGCGTCGACCTACAGCTGGGCCGAACGATCGCGTCGGTCCGGCGTGACGGCAACCGCGTGCGACGACTGGTGCTCGACAACGGCACAGAGATCGACTGCGACGCCGTGCTGGTGGGGATCGGCGCCCGGCCGACCAGCGACCTGGTGGCCCGCCAGTTGCCGCTGGAAGGCGACGGGTCCGTTGCTGTGGATGCGGCGGGTCGCACGGCGGCCGAGTGTGTCTTCGCCTGTGGCGATGTCGCATGCGTCAGCAGAGGGGCGACGCCGTCGGGCCGTGTCGAGCACTGGACGGCAGCGGCCGCGGGCGCGAGAGCTGTGGCCTCCGCCATCACCGGGACACCACAGCCGCCGCCGTTGCCCGCCTACTTCTGGACAGACCAGTTCGACAGCCGGCTGCAGGTGCTCGGACGCATCGAACGGGGCGTCGAACCGGAGCTGCAATCCGGGGATGGCTGGTTCGTCGCCCGCTACCTCGGTCGTGACAAACGGCTGCAAGCGGTGGCACTGCTGAACCGCCCGGACCTTCTGCAAACGGCGAGGCATGAGCTGGCCGGTCGGCCGATAGCCGATGCCGCCTGA
- the xseA gene encoding exodeoxyribonuclease VII large subunit, whose protein sequence is MSANPQPTQYGDRPVYSVAGFNQGVGGWLQRLPEVWVEGEIAELKHQDRWAFAYMTLKDPANGACLPALIARTKLDAIQPQLRAGDRVHALGRAEMYAKKGELRFRVSAIEQFGLGLVLRQIEELKQRLAAEGLFAAERKRALPFLPRVVGLICGTDAAAKRDVIETAERRYPPARFRVAESAVQGAGAVPQILAALHRLDRDPEVDVIVLARGGGSFEDLLPFSDERLVRAVAACGTPVVSAVGHEQDTPLVDHAADVRAGTPSLAAKLVVPDHEAVRAELDGLAGRAGRSLQGRAHRCRESLELLVSRPAFADPGSWITVRRESVRRSREALQRWPVQRLERERIHVRHAHDRLRLLGPAATLERGYAIVQDATGRVVTRAEAAGQGDRIAIRLAQGRLGATVEEVTE, encoded by the coding sequence ATGAGCGCGAATCCGCAGCCGACCCAGTACGGGGACCGCCCGGTGTACTCGGTGGCCGGGTTCAACCAGGGCGTCGGCGGGTGGTTGCAGCGCCTGCCTGAGGTGTGGGTGGAGGGCGAGATCGCGGAGCTGAAGCACCAGGACAGGTGGGCCTTCGCGTACATGACGCTGAAGGATCCGGCGAACGGCGCGTGCCTGCCGGCGCTGATCGCGCGGACGAAGCTGGACGCGATCCAGCCGCAGCTGCGGGCGGGCGACAGGGTGCACGCGCTGGGACGGGCGGAGATGTATGCGAAGAAGGGGGAGCTGCGGTTCCGGGTGAGCGCGATCGAGCAGTTCGGGCTGGGGCTGGTGCTGCGGCAGATCGAGGAGCTGAAGCAGAGGCTCGCGGCCGAGGGGCTCTTCGCGGCGGAGCGGAAACGGGCGCTGCCGTTCCTGCCGAGGGTGGTCGGGCTGATCTGCGGGACGGACGCGGCGGCGAAGCGGGATGTGATCGAGACGGCGGAGCGGAGATATCCGCCGGCACGGTTCCGGGTGGCGGAGTCGGCGGTCCAGGGGGCGGGCGCGGTGCCGCAGATCCTGGCGGCGCTGCACAGGCTCGACCGCGACCCGGAGGTGGACGTGATCGTGCTCGCCCGGGGAGGTGGGTCGTTCGAGGACCTGCTGCCGTTCTCGGACGAGCGGCTGGTGCGGGCGGTGGCGGCGTGCGGGACGCCGGTGGTCTCGGCGGTCGGACACGAGCAGGACACGCCGCTCGTCGACCACGCGGCGGACGTGCGGGCGGGGACGCCCAGCCTGGCGGCGAAGCTGGTCGTTCCTGACCACGAGGCGGTGCGGGCTGAGCTGGACGGATTGGCAGGGCGGGCGGGACGGTCGCTGCAGGGCCGGGCGCACCGGTGTCGAGAGTCGCTGGAGCTGCTGGTGTCGCGGCCGGCGTTCGCGGACCCGGGATCGTGGATCACGGTGCGACGCGAGTCGGTGCGGCGATCCCGGGAGGCGCTGCAGCGCTGGCCGGTGCAGCGGCTGGAGCGCGAGCGGATCCACGTGCGCCACGCGCACGACAGGCTGCGGCTGCTGGGGCCGGCGGCGACGCTGGAGCGCGGGTACGCGATCGTGCAGGACGCGACGGGCCGAGTGGTGACGCGGGCGGAGGCGGCCGGGCAGGGAGACCGGATCGCGATCCGGCTCGCGCAGGGCAGGCTCGGGGCGACCGTCGAGGAGGTGACGGAGTGA
- a CDS encoding exodeoxyribonuclease VII small subunit, whose amino-acid sequence MTFEQARAELEEIVRRLEDGQTSLDESLRLWERGEQLHALCLARLDQAEERVTELLARMGRAPDAGS is encoded by the coding sequence ATGACCTTCGAGCAGGCGCGTGCGGAGCTCGAGGAGATCGTGCGGCGGCTGGAGGACGGACAGACGTCGCTCGACGAGTCGCTGCGGTTGTGGGAGCGCGGCGAGCAGCTGCATGCGCTGTGCCTCGCGCGGCTCGACCAGGCCGAGGAGCGGGTCACGGAGCTGCTGGCGCGGATGGGCCGCGCACCGGACGCGGGAAGCTAG
- a CDS encoding AAA family ATPase has product MRKVWVTGASGSGKTTLAAALAGRLGVPHVELDALHHGPDWAEPDPEQFRASVVAEIARDGWVIDGSYRSKLGDLVPRAADTIVWLDLPLPVVLRRLGARTAVRLARRTELWNGNRESLRGVFWGRESLVWWAAARHRGYRRELPELFARPEYENTTIVRLRSPAQVSAWLAGA; this is encoded by the coding sequence ATGCGGAAGGTCTGGGTCACCGGTGCGAGCGGCTCCGGGAAGACCACCCTCGCTGCCGCGCTCGCCGGCCGTCTGGGCGTCCCGCACGTCGAGCTCGATGCCCTCCATCACGGCCCCGACTGGGCCGAGCCCGATCCCGAGCAGTTTCGCGCCTCCGTCGTGGCCGAGATCGCCCGCGACGGCTGGGTGATCGACGGCAGCTACCGCTCCAAGCTCGGCGATCTCGTTCCCCGGGCGGCCGACACCATCGTCTGGCTCGACCTGCCCCTGCCCGTCGTGCTCCGCCGCCTCGGCGCTCGCACCGCCGTTCGGCTCGCCCGCCGCACCGAGCTCTGGAACGGCAACCGCGAATCCCTGCGAGGCGTCTTCTGGGGCCGCGAGTCGCTCGTCTGGTGGGCGGCCGCCCGGCATCGCGGGTACCGGCGCGAACTGCCGGAGCTGTTCGCCCGCCCCGAGTACGAGAACACGACCATCGTCCGCCTGCGCTCTCCGGCCCAGGTCTCGGCCTGGCTCGCCGGGGCCTAG